The Halarsenatibacter silvermanii genome has a window encoding:
- a CDS encoding phage portal protein gives MLFDSQAADAVDKSLIEWIYNQDNYERLQQYSENEDYYEGDLDIELPGNISAMLAGKFGFTGNVCRAVVDAGVGFLSQEPLAIEVEAPDEELADSAGEVEQFLYEVFRDSDLLVRNYIKALRIQGKKGEFALKVLPVLDDNEEEIIGYKISVLRPDICFPKWADEEYSEMEYFAIKYIRDNPDTGEKEQFAQVLFPNEVREYSKPLNASDITGWSKIDEWQTDYGFIPVEWVKNKEDDKPWSESDITPDLKDLQDAFNKSITDLIYNMDKDSYKEKFVLGGGPPLDKKGNPVNIESGPGKVHFLSANMDGVVPSMWESAPSNFQGLLDSMDRLLDIVSVVSRVPKLELSRDHGMGAAPSGVALRIIYQPFIGKINEKANLVKSALEKCAQKTLYMAETDGVDIGFEPGDYIPVIHIRYGLPVDEKEVAEIHELENRMRWKSRDSIMQERGIEDIEAEKEKIAEEEQDAALYGEGDRIDEELAGIDLDIGEEI, from the coding sequence ATGCTATTTGACAGCCAGGCCGCGGACGCGGTCGATAAAAGTTTGATTGAGTGGATTTACAATCAGGATAATTATGAGCGCCTGCAGCAGTACAGCGAGAACGAAGATTACTACGAAGGTGATCTCGATATTGAACTACCCGGAAATATCAGCGCTATGCTGGCGGGGAAGTTCGGTTTTACGGGAAATGTCTGCCGGGCGGTAGTGGACGCCGGCGTGGGGTTTTTATCCCAGGAGCCGCTGGCGATAGAAGTAGAGGCGCCGGATGAGGAACTGGCGGATTCAGCCGGGGAGGTCGAGCAGTTTTTATACGAGGTTTTCCGGGACAGCGATCTTCTGGTAAGAAATTATATTAAGGCTTTAAGGATCCAGGGGAAAAAGGGCGAGTTTGCCCTCAAAGTCCTGCCGGTGCTGGATGATAACGAAGAAGAAATTATCGGTTATAAAATTTCAGTATTAAGACCGGATATCTGTTTTCCTAAATGGGCTGACGAAGAATACAGCGAGATGGAATACTTCGCGATTAAGTATATAAGGGATAATCCGGATACGGGGGAAAAAGAGCAGTTCGCCCAGGTTTTATTCCCGAACGAAGTCCGGGAGTATTCCAAACCGCTCAATGCGTCCGATATAACCGGCTGGTCGAAAATAGATGAGTGGCAGACCGATTATGGATTTATACCGGTCGAGTGGGTGAAAAATAAGGAGGATGATAAGCCCTGGAGCGAAAGCGATATAACGCCGGATTTAAAAGATTTGCAGGACGCTTTTAATAAGTCGATAACCGATCTAATTTACAATATGGATAAGGATTCTTATAAGGAGAAGTTTGTTTTGGGCGGGGGGCCGCCCCTGGACAAAAAGGGCAATCCGGTTAATATCGAAAGCGGGCCGGGTAAGGTTCATTTTCTTTCGGCTAATATGGACGGGGTAGTGCCGTCGATGTGGGAGAGCGCGCCCTCTAATTTCCAGGGACTTTTAGACAGTATGGACAGGCTTTTGGATATCGTATCGGTTGTTTCCCGGGTACCTAAGTTAGAGTTATCGCGCGATCACGGTATGGGCGCGGCGCCAAGCGGCGTGGCTTTAAGAATAATATACCAGCCTTTTATAGGGAAAATTAACGAGAAGGCTAACTTAGTCAAATCAGCGCTGGAAAAGTGCGCCCAGAAAACGCTTTATATGGCCGAAACCGACGGGGTCGATATCGGATTTGAGCCGGGCGATTATATACCGGTTATCCATATACGCTACGGCCTGCCCGTCGATGAAAAAGAAGTCGCTGAAATTCACGAACTGGAAAACCGTATGCGCTGGAAATCGCGGGATAGTATTATGCAGGAACGCGGTATTGAAGATATCGAGGCCGAGAAAGAAAAAATTGCCGAAGAGGAACAGGACGCGGCTTTATACGGCGAAGGGGATAGGATAGACGAGGAGCTTGCGGGTATCGACCTGGATATCGGTGAAGAAATATGA
- a CDS encoding major capsid protein produces the protein MDKNKLIQLVEDKLGVDYLGFIEEITDPAGYIGNRFLPAEEAYDFEWVHDIFDNTHAVAKMKARGDAEAPIVGGPAVKKVSGSLAPFGQKFQVNKSTLNKIFNPRNDSELYANLRRILDESARNVNAALSRAEWLRFKFLAEGEIAINEGDISLEVDMGIPDDNKLAHGTSDLIAEEWSEAASAKPLDDIVEICEHYFTVNGEMPNVILMRRATLLELLNADDTQNDDNKGLKSLAEVNDYLGRLGMDYPEIETYDEFVRFEDVDGRPSTVYHLIPKDRVVLLKEAGGGGISSDIGRLLMGPVAENDFQPGIYVDVYEETDPKKYWHYMACEMWPAGYNPEYIVHADV, from the coding sequence ATGGACAAAAATAAATTAATCCAGCTTGTAGAAGATAAGCTGGGAGTTGACTATTTAGGTTTTATCGAGGAAATAACGGATCCGGCCGGGTATATCGGCAATAGATTTTTGCCGGCCGAGGAAGCTTACGATTTCGAGTGGGTCCACGATATATTTGATAACACCCACGCGGTCGCGAAAATGAAAGCACGCGGGGACGCGGAGGCCCCTATCGTGGGCGGGCCTGCTGTCAAAAAGGTTTCCGGTTCTCTGGCACCTTTCGGGCAGAAATTCCAGGTTAATAAATCCACGCTTAATAAGATATTTAACCCGCGCAACGATTCGGAGCTTTACGCCAACCTCAGAAGAATACTGGATGAGAGTGCGCGCAATGTTAACGCCGCACTCAGCCGGGCGGAATGGCTTAGGTTTAAGTTTTTGGCCGAGGGCGAGATCGCTATTAACGAAGGGGATATTTCCCTCGAGGTTGATATGGGGATACCCGACGATAATAAACTGGCCCACGGCACTTCCGATCTTATAGCCGAGGAGTGGAGTGAGGCGGCCAGCGCGAAACCGCTTGATGATATCGTGGAAATCTGCGAGCATTACTTCACGGTTAACGGTGAGATGCCCAATGTAATTCTTATGCGCCGGGCCACCCTGCTAGAATTGCTCAACGCGGACGATACCCAGAACGATGATAATAAAGGGTTGAAATCCTTAGCCGAGGTAAACGATTATCTAGGTCGGCTGGGTATGGATTATCCGGAAATTGAAACTTACGACGAGTTCGTAAGATTTGAAGATGTCGACGGCCGACCCAGTACCGTCTATCATCTTATACCCAAAGACAGGGTTGTACTCCTTAAAGAGGCCGGGGGCGGCGGTATAAGTTCCGATATCGGCAGGCTGCTTATGGGACCTGTGGCCGAAAACGACTTCCAGCCCGGGATTTATGTGGATGTTTACGAGGAAACCGATCCCAAAAAATACTGGCATTATATGGCCTGCGAAATGTGGCCTGCGGGATATAACCCCGAGTATATCGTCCACGCTGATGTGTAA
- a CDS encoding Pycsar system effector family protein codes for MNHNDNNHVYVNKVLNRFDHYIKSTNNKAAFIIAFNTFVLSSLILRATQILNLFKSNDFMKIIVISAFFAIIIGVFNSLKNVFKAVMPYLKSGYETEDNNSLLFFGSIADMNKKEFINKINEVSHKEMNEDFIIQIHTLAKALNMKYKYIRKSLFWIRKFVLIPLLLILFLAVLSYSL; via the coding sequence ATGAATCACAACGATAATAATCATGTTTATGTAAATAAAGTTTTAAATAGGTTTGACCATTATATAAAATCCACCAACAATAAGGCAGCATTTATAATTGCTTTTAATACTTTCGTTTTAAGTTCTCTAATTTTAAGAGCAACACAAATATTAAATTTATTTAAAAGTAATGATTTCATGAAGATTATTGTTATATCAGCTTTTTTCGCTATTATAATTGGGGTTTTTAATTCCTTAAAAAATGTATTTAAAGCCGTTATGCCATATCTAAAAAGCGGTTATGAAACTGAAGATAACAATTCATTGCTTTTTTTCGGATCTATTGCAGATATGAATAAAAAGGAATTTATCAATAAAATAAATGAGGTTTCACATAAAGAAATGAATGAAGATTTTATTATTCAAATCCATACTTTAGCCAAAGCTCTCAACATGAAATATAAATATATAAGAAAAAGTTTATTTTGGATAAGAAAATTTGTGCTAATACCATTATTACTAATTCTGTTTCTTGCTGTGTTGTCGTATAGCTTATAA
- a CDS encoding nucleotide-binding domain-containing protein: MIREVLEELYNKKGNFIEKESRLIAEKAAPEVKPLRPNSGNLMELIGEEDVFSDKIGPHPDFQDLDGNEKIKHYIVSAFCDIKGSTLLTKKLSLEEVWLIKNAVLSSMIDIIQAFQGHVHRLQGDAILAFFGGKKFKKSDAIINAINASAFLQFYINNILSEKFISNDLPKMKIRIGLDFGNDNEVQWAHYGIQNIDEITTTSFSTDIAARLESRASSKKIMIGESINKYLDLPEEFLNVKTKIVDGEEVDDRYIMNNDYITYKMWEFDWESYLDYFSLIEKPQKSDISLKCFYKKKSENDFTNEYKSNCGALSKNLKLKHEVELSPELESINCDEIIWTVNNRGDEAEDENKTNFKVNSCKRKKYAITTTEFTGHHYMNCKIKKEGRLKAENDFGVFVHSD; this comes from the coding sequence ATGATCAGGGAGGTTTTAGAAGAACTTTATAATAAAAAAGGAAATTTTATTGAAAAAGAATCAAGACTTATTGCAGAAAAAGCTGCCCCTGAGGTTAAGCCTTTAAGACCAAACAGTGGAAATTTAATGGAATTAATAGGCGAAGAGGATGTTTTTTCTGATAAAATTGGTCCACATCCTGATTTTCAGGACTTAGATGGCAATGAAAAGATTAAACATTATATAGTTAGTGCATTTTGTGATATTAAAGGCTCCACACTTTTAACAAAAAAACTTTCTCTCGAAGAAGTTTGGCTTATTAAAAATGCGGTGCTTTCTTCTATGATCGATATAATTCAAGCCTTTCAAGGTCATGTGCACAGATTGCAAGGAGACGCAATACTTGCTTTTTTCGGAGGAAAAAAATTCAAAAAAAGTGATGCAATAATAAACGCTATAAATGCTTCCGCTTTCTTACAATTCTATATAAACAATATTTTGTCTGAAAAATTTATTAGTAATGACTTGCCTAAAATGAAAATTAGAATAGGATTGGATTTCGGAAATGATAATGAAGTTCAATGGGCTCATTATGGCATACAAAACATTGACGAAATCACCACAACGAGTTTTTCTACAGACATAGCAGCGAGATTAGAATCCAGAGCTAGTTCTAAAAAAATTATGATTGGAGAGAGTATTAACAAATATTTAGATCTCCCTGAAGAATTCCTTAATGTGAAGACAAAAATAGTAGATGGAGAAGAAGTAGATGATAGATATATTATGAATAACGATTATATAACTTATAAAATGTGGGAGTTTGATTGGGAAAGTTATTTGGACTATTTTTCTCTAATCGAAAAACCTCAGAAATCTGATATTAGTTTGAAATGCTTTTACAAAAAGAAATCCGAAAATGATTTTACAAATGAATATAAAAGCAATTGTGGAGCTTTATCGAAAAACCTCAAATTAAAACACGAGGTGGAATTATCTCCGGAATTAGAAAGTATAAATTGTGACGAAATAATTTGGACAGTTAATAACAGAGGAGATGAAGCAGAAGATGAGAATAAAACAAACTTTAAAGTCAACTCTTGTAAAAGAAAAAAATATGCAATTACTACAACCGAATTTACTGGACACCATTATATGAATTGCAAAATCAAAAAAGAAGGTAGATTAAAAGCTGAAAATGATTTTGGTGTTTTTGTGCATTCCGATTAG